A single region of the Solwaraspora sp. WMMD791 genome encodes:
- a CDS encoding MFS transporter, whose amino-acid sequence MEAPSVSDETHHAGKPATFRDVFAVGEFRFLFASVTLSWAGDYIAKAAVTVLVYRQTQSVALSAAAFAVSFLPWLIGGPLLTTVAERYPYHRVMITTDLIRMVLIALVAIPGLPVWAMLGLLFCATLASPPNQAARSALIPTILTGDRLIVGLSVNASTSQLVQVGGYVAGAAVAAVNPRAALLLNAATFALSALVVRLGIRARPATTSVDDRQHLLRETAEGFRLVWGTDVLRAIAVLVWTVPLFAIVPEGLAAAWAAEWAAQPGVDDADRGLAQAMIMAASPTGYILGGLLIGRFVRPDRRSQLIRPFAVLAPLVLAPVMFDPSPVVVAALAAVCGFAVAGLLPVTNGLFVRALPQGYRARAFGVVATGMQVSQGTAVLLTGVLADRFDIPTVVGLWSLAGAMVVSLALLRWPDAERFDAAAAAVAVTEATTPPTAGATGSAGSGPTGSTVGRLVPQSRPDPRAGSAGQDRAGGAGDQPPSQVGSA is encoded by the coding sequence ATGGAGGCGCCGTCCGTGTCCGACGAGACACACCACGCCGGGAAACCGGCCACCTTCCGCGATGTCTTCGCGGTCGGGGAGTTTCGTTTCCTGTTCGCCTCGGTGACGCTGTCCTGGGCCGGCGACTACATCGCGAAGGCCGCCGTCACGGTGCTGGTCTACCGGCAGACCCAGTCGGTCGCGCTGTCGGCGGCCGCCTTCGCGGTCAGTTTCCTGCCCTGGCTGATCGGTGGGCCGTTGCTGACCACGGTCGCCGAGCGGTACCCGTACCACCGGGTGATGATCACCACCGACCTCATCCGGATGGTGCTCATCGCGCTGGTGGCGATCCCCGGACTGCCGGTGTGGGCGATGCTGGGGCTGCTCTTCTGCGCCACCCTGGCGAGCCCACCGAACCAGGCGGCCCGCTCCGCGCTGATCCCGACGATCCTCACCGGTGACCGGCTCATCGTCGGGCTGTCGGTCAACGCCAGCACCAGCCAGCTCGTCCAGGTCGGCGGGTACGTCGCCGGCGCGGCCGTCGCCGCTGTCAACCCCCGTGCCGCGCTGCTGCTCAACGCCGCGACGTTCGCGTTGTCGGCGCTGGTGGTCCGGCTGGGGATCCGGGCGCGACCAGCGACGACCAGCGTCGACGACCGGCAGCATCTGCTGCGTGAGACGGCGGAAGGGTTCCGGCTGGTGTGGGGCACCGACGTCCTGCGCGCCATCGCGGTACTGGTGTGGACGGTCCCGTTGTTCGCGATCGTCCCCGAAGGGCTGGCGGCGGCATGGGCGGCCGAGTGGGCGGCCCAACCGGGCGTCGACGACGCCGACCGTGGTCTCGCCCAGGCCATGATCATGGCGGCCAGTCCGACCGGTTACATCCTCGGTGGCCTGCTCATCGGCCGGTTCGTCCGCCCGGACCGACGCAGCCAACTGATCCGTCCGTTCGCGGTGCTCGCCCCACTCGTGCTGGCCCCGGTGATGTTCGACCCCAGTCCCGTCGTGGTGGCGGCGCTGGCCGCCGTCTGCGGCTTCGCGGTGGCCGGGCTGCTGCCGGTGACCAACGGGCTGTTCGTCCGGGCTCTGCCCCAGGGCTACCGCGCCCGTGCGTTCGGAGTGGTGGCGACCGGAATGCAGGTCAGCCAGGGGACGGCGGTGCTGCTCACCGGGGTGCTCGCCGACCGCTTCGACATCCCCACGGTGGTCGGGTTGTGGAGCCTGGCCGGGGCGATGGTGGTCTCGCTGGCGCTGCTGCGGTGGCCTGACGCGGAGCGCTTCGACGCCGCTGCCGCCGCGGTCGCGGTCACCGAGGCGACGACGCCGCCGACCGCCGGCGCGACGGGGTCGGCGGGCAGCGGGCCGACGGGGTCGACGGTCGGGCGGCTGGTGCCACAGAGTCGACCCGACCCACGCGCCGGTAGCGCCGGTCAGGACCGGGCCGGCGGCGCTGGCGACCAGCCGCCGAGCCAGGTCGGCAGCGCCTGA
- a CDS encoding globin codes for MTASDPATGASGTTPAAGDPAATFFAAVGGEPTFRRLVDEFYAGVADDPLLRPMYPEADLGPAAERLTLFLMQYWGGPGTYSQQRGHPRLRMRHAPYRIGAAERDAWLRHMRRAVDRLQLHPELAGLLWDYLERAAYFMVNEMEPTQPPGRDLSAG; via the coding sequence GTGACAGCGTCCGATCCCGCCACCGGTGCCTCCGGCACGACGCCCGCCGCCGGCGACCCGGCGGCGACCTTCTTCGCCGCCGTCGGCGGCGAGCCGACCTTCCGTCGCCTTGTCGACGAGTTCTACGCCGGCGTCGCCGACGATCCCCTGCTGCGGCCGATGTACCCGGAGGCGGACCTGGGGCCGGCTGCGGAGCGGCTGACGCTGTTCCTGATGCAGTACTGGGGCGGTCCGGGGACCTACTCGCAGCAGCGTGGCCATCCGAGGCTGCGGATGCGCCATGCGCCGTACCGGATCGGAGCCGCGGAACGGGACGCGTGGCTGCGGCACATGCGCCGGGCGGTCGACCGGCTGCAACTGCACCCTGAGCTCGCCGGTCTGCTCTGGGACTATCTTGAGCGGGCGGCGTACTTCATGGTGAACGAGATGGAGCCGACCCAGCCGCCTGGGCGTGATCTCTCCGCCGGCTGA
- a CDS encoding YbjN domain-containing protein: MPWWSWRSGHANAEETSTRSRSGVDSGVRLGPPAPRVPEQTVRPAAELGPTRPAGLPCPVPVPAAASGKEMSSQVAPVTLRRVGDALDLLDIRYLADGDGSLLAMWERHAVLFTLEGPDDEILVVRARPHSTVPPDWADRAYRVVNEWNHTRRFCKAYVGDPTDRGQLPIYAELQVPLAAGAHDALLVEVLDCGAAVATTFVDWLHDEGALL, translated from the coding sequence ATGCCGTGGTGGTCGTGGCGCTCCGGTCACGCGAATGCCGAAGAGACAAGTACCCGAAGCAGGTCGGGAGTGGACAGCGGTGTGCGGCTGGGGCCGCCCGCGCCACGAGTGCCGGAACAGACCGTCCGGCCTGCGGCTGAACTCGGGCCGACCAGACCAGCCGGGCTGCCCTGCCCGGTTCCGGTGCCCGCAGCGGCATCAGGCAAGGAGATGTCGTCGCAGGTCGCGCCAGTGACCTTGCGCCGCGTCGGGGACGCGCTCGACCTGCTCGACATCCGGTATCTCGCCGACGGTGACGGCAGCCTGTTGGCGATGTGGGAACGGCACGCGGTGCTGTTCACCCTCGAGGGACCGGACGACGAGATCCTGGTGGTACGGGCCCGTCCGCACTCGACGGTGCCACCGGACTGGGCCGACCGCGCCTACCGGGTGGTCAACGAGTGGAACCACACCCGACGCTTCTGCAAGGCCTACGTCGGCGACCCCACCGACCGGGGTCAGCTGCCGATCTACGCCGAGTTGCAGGTCCCGTTGGCCGCCGGCGCGCACGACGCGTTACTGGTCGAGGTGCTCGACTGCGGTGCCGCGGTGGCGACCACCTTCGTGGACTGGCTGCACGACGAGGGGGCGCTGCTCTAG
- a CDS encoding thioesterase family protein gives MPGGQRYTFHAALRWSDLDAYGHLNNARFLTLYEEARVALMFSGGRAWGVDSFADGVLIHRHEVDYLRPVDYRLGRATAEQAPSVRIELWIEQVRPSRFTVAYEMFDGDQVVSRARSVLVPFDLGQGRPRRLTDAERAFLLPYVRPAD, from the coding sequence GTGCCCGGCGGGCAGCGCTACACGTTCCACGCCGCGCTGCGCTGGTCGGACCTTGACGCGTACGGGCACCTGAACAACGCCCGGTTCCTGACCCTCTACGAGGAGGCGCGGGTCGCGTTGATGTTCTCCGGTGGGCGGGCCTGGGGCGTCGACTCGTTCGCCGACGGGGTGCTCATCCACCGACACGAGGTCGACTACCTGCGCCCGGTCGACTACCGGTTGGGTCGGGCCACCGCCGAGCAGGCACCCAGCGTACGGATCGAGCTCTGGATCGAGCAGGTCCGGCCGTCGCGGTTCACCGTGGCGTACGAGATGTTCGACGGTGACCAGGTGGTCAGCCGGGCCCGGTCGGTCCTGGTGCCGTTCGACCTCGGCCAGGGGCGACCGCGTCGGCTGACCGACGCGGAGCGGGCCTTCCTGCTGCCGTACGTGCGGCCCGCCGACTGA
- the ettA gene encoding energy-dependent translational throttle protein EttA — protein MAQYIYVLERARKAHGDKVVLDNVTLSFLPGAKIGVVGPNGAGKSSLLKIMAGLDRPSNGEARLMPGYTVGLLSQEPPLNDAKTVLGNIEEAVAETKAKLERFNKIAEQMATDYSDELMDEMGRLQEELDHADAWDVDSKLELAMDALRCPPPDADVTQLSGGERRRVALCKLLLEAPDLLLLDEPTNHLDAESVSWLEQHLAKYAGTVIAITHDRYFLDNVAGWILELDRGRAVGYEGNYSTYLEKKAARLAVEGRRDAKMKKRLTEELEWVRSNAKARQTKSKARLDRYEEMASEAEKTRKLDFEEIQIPPGPRLGNTVIEAVNLKKGFGERVLIDNLSFSLPRNGIVGIIGPNGVGKTTLFKTIVGLEQPDSGQVRVGETVQLSYVDQNRSGLDGSKTVWEVVSDGLDHLMVGKVEMPSRAYVAAFGFKGPDQQKPTRVLSGGERNRLNLALTLKIGGNVILLDEPTNDLDVETLSSLENALLEFPGCAVVISHDRMFLDRVATHILAWEGDDTDPAKWFWFEGNFESYEKNKIDRLGAEAARPHRVTYRKLTRD, from the coding sequence AGCCTGCTCAAGATCATGGCTGGCCTGGACCGACCCAGCAACGGTGAGGCGCGGCTGATGCCCGGCTACACCGTCGGTTTGCTGTCCCAGGAGCCGCCGCTCAACGACGCGAAGACGGTGCTCGGCAACATCGAGGAGGCCGTCGCCGAGACAAAGGCGAAGCTGGAGCGGTTCAACAAGATCGCCGAGCAGATGGCGACCGACTACTCCGACGAGCTGATGGACGAGATGGGCCGGCTGCAGGAGGAGCTGGACCACGCCGACGCCTGGGACGTCGACTCGAAGCTCGAACTGGCCATGGACGCGCTGCGCTGCCCGCCGCCGGACGCCGACGTGACGCAGCTGTCCGGTGGTGAGCGGCGCCGGGTCGCGCTGTGCAAGCTGCTGCTGGAGGCTCCGGACCTGCTGTTGCTCGACGAGCCCACCAACCATCTGGACGCCGAGAGCGTCAGCTGGCTGGAGCAGCACCTGGCCAAGTACGCGGGCACCGTGATCGCGATCACCCACGACCGCTACTTCCTGGACAACGTGGCCGGCTGGATTCTCGAACTCGACCGGGGCCGGGCCGTCGGCTACGAGGGCAACTACTCCACGTACCTGGAGAAGAAGGCCGCCCGGCTGGCGGTCGAGGGCCGCCGCGACGCCAAGATGAAGAAGCGGCTCACCGAGGAGCTGGAGTGGGTCCGCTCCAACGCCAAGGCCCGTCAGACCAAGTCGAAGGCCCGGCTCGACCGCTACGAGGAGATGGCCAGCGAGGCGGAGAAGACCCGCAAGCTGGACTTCGAGGAGATCCAGATCCCGCCGGGCCCGCGACTGGGCAACACCGTCATCGAGGCGGTGAACCTGAAGAAGGGCTTCGGCGAGCGGGTCCTGATCGACAACCTGAGCTTCTCGCTGCCGCGCAACGGCATCGTCGGCATCATCGGGCCGAACGGGGTCGGTAAGACCACCCTGTTCAAGACCATCGTCGGGCTGGAACAGCCGGACAGCGGCCAGGTGCGCGTCGGTGAGACCGTACAGTTGTCCTATGTCGACCAGAACCGTTCCGGTCTGGACGGTAGCAAGACGGTCTGGGAGGTCGTCTCCGACGGGCTGGACCACCTCATGGTCGGCAAGGTCGAGATGCCGTCGCGGGCCTACGTCGCCGCGTTCGGGTTCAAGGGCCCGGACCAGCAGAAGCCGACGAGGGTGCTCTCCGGTGGTGAACGCAACCGGCTCAACCTCGCGCTCACTCTGAAGATCGGCGGCAACGTCATCCTGCTCGACGAGCCGACCAACGACCTGGACGTGGAGACCCTGTCCAGTCTCGAGAACGCCCTGCTGGAGTTCCCCGGCTGTGCGGTGGTCATCTCGCACGACCGGATGTTCCTGGACCGGGTCGCCACGCACATCCTCGCCTGGGAAGGTGACGACACCGACCCGGCGAAGTGGTTCTGGTTCGAGGGCAACTTCGAGTCGTACGAGAAGAACAAGATCGACCGGCTGGGCGCCGAGGCGGCCCGGCCGCACCGGGTGACCTACCGCAAGCTCACCCGTGACTGA